In Daucus carota subsp. sativus chromosome 4, DH1 v3.0, whole genome shotgun sequence, one DNA window encodes the following:
- the LOC108215525 gene encoding RHOMBOID-like protein 3 encodes MRSDLERGGKDRAVNNYAASSYGVDERESQWTSWLIPMFVVANVAMFIITMFVNNCPHHHYDRDGKCVARFLGRFSFQPTTDNPLFGPSSHTLEKLGALEWTKVVHKHQGWRLVTCMWLHAGIIHLVVNMFSLVFIGIRLEQQFGFVRIGVIYLFSGLGGSILSALFIHNSISVGASGALFGLLGAMLSELLTNWTIYSNKAAAIITLLVIVVINLAVGLLPHVDNYAHIGGFLSGFLLGFVFLLRPQYGWVRRSSLPADVRAKSKYKGYQYVLWLVSLILLIAGFTVGLVMLFRGVNGNDHCDWCRYLDCISTSKWKCDR; translated from the exons ATGAGGAGTGACTTAGAGAGAGGAGGCAAAGACAGAGCAGTGAATAACTACGCGGCCTCATCGTACGGTGTTGACGAGAGGGAGTCGCAGTGGACATCATGGCTCATACCCATGTTTGTAGTTGCCAACGTGGCGATGTTTATTATTACTATGTTTGTGAATAATTGTCCTCATCATCACTACGATCGCGATGGGAAGTGCGTTGCGAGGTTTCTGGGCCGGTTCTCGTTTCAGCCCACCACTGATAATCCTCTCTTCGGCCCATCTTCTCATAC aCTGGAGAAATTGGGGGCACTTGAGTGGACAAAAGTGGTGCATAAGCACCAAGGATGGAGGCTCGTTACTTGTATGTGGCTGCATGCTGGGATCATTCATCTGGTAGTAAATATGTTTAGTCTTGTCTTCATCGGCATACGTCTCGAACAACAGTTTGGCTTTG TGCGAATTGGAGTCATCTATTTATTCTCAGGACTTGGAGGAAGTATACTTTCTGCATTATTCATCCACAATAGCATCTCTGTTGGTGCTTCTGGTGCTTTGTTTGGTCTACTAGGTGCGATGCTTTCAGAACTTTTAACGAACTGGACCATTTATTCCAACAAG GCTGCAGCAATCATTACACTATTGGTTATTGTAGTAATTAATCTAGCAGTTGGACTTCTCCCACATGTTGATAATTATGCCCATATTGGTGGATTCTTGTCGGGCTTTCTCCTTGGCTTTGTCTTTCTGCTCCGTCCTCAATATGGGTGGGTGCGGCGTAGTAGTCTTCCAGCTGATGTTCGTGCCAAATCTAAGTACAAGGGCTATCAATATGTGTTGTGGTTGGTGTCTTTGATCCTACTCATTGCAGG GTTTACAGTTGGATTGGTGATGCTGTTCAGAGGTGTAAATGGAAATGATCACTGCGACTGGTGTCGGTATTTGGATTGCATATCTACCTCCAAGTGGAAGTGTGACAGATGA